The proteins below come from a single Algiphilus sp. genomic window:
- a CDS encoding acetyl-CoA C-acetyltransferase yields the protein MTEAYIYDHVRTPRGKGRPDGALHEITPLQLATQVLTALRERSELDTSLIDDVVMGVVSPVGEQGAVLPRSAALNAGYGDGIPGVQVNRFCASGLEAFNIGAAKVMSGQAPAIVAGGVEAMSRVHMGSDGGAWPTDPSFAPEVHFVPQGIGADLIATIDGYSREDVDAFAAESQRRAAAAWEENRFGRSVHPVRDVIGQVVLDRDEHMRPGTTAADLGNLKPSFDKIGQMGGFDAVAIRRYPQVEALRHVHTAGNSSGIVDGACGILIGSKEYGEQAGLKPRARIRTFASIGSEPCIMLSGPAHVTQKALKLAGMSASDIDLYEVNEAFASVVMRFMRALDVPHDKVNVNGGSIAMGHPLGATGAIIVGTALDELERTDKSTALCTLCVGAGMGTAAIIERV from the coding sequence ATGACCGAAGCCTATATCTACGATCACGTCCGCACGCCCCGTGGCAAGGGGCGCCCGGACGGTGCCCTGCACGAGATCACCCCGCTGCAGCTCGCCACCCAGGTGCTGACCGCGCTGCGCGAGCGCTCGGAGCTCGACACCTCGCTCATCGACGACGTCGTGATGGGCGTGGTTTCCCCGGTCGGCGAGCAGGGTGCGGTGCTGCCGCGCTCGGCGGCCCTCAATGCCGGCTACGGTGACGGCATTCCCGGTGTGCAGGTGAACCGCTTCTGCGCCTCCGGTCTGGAAGCCTTCAACATCGGCGCGGCCAAGGTGATGTCCGGTCAGGCGCCCGCCATCGTGGCGGGGGGTGTCGAGGCCATGTCGCGCGTGCATATGGGATCGGACGGCGGCGCCTGGCCGACCGACCCGTCGTTCGCGCCCGAGGTGCACTTCGTGCCGCAGGGCATCGGCGCCGACCTGATCGCGACCATCGACGGCTACTCGCGCGAGGATGTCGACGCCTTCGCCGCCGAGAGCCAGCGCCGCGCCGCGGCGGCATGGGAGGAGAACCGCTTCGGTCGGTCGGTCCACCCGGTGCGCGACGTCATCGGACAGGTGGTCCTGGACCGCGACGAGCACATGCGGCCCGGCACCACCGCGGCCGATCTCGGCAATCTCAAGCCCTCCTTCGACAAGATCGGCCAGATGGGCGGCTTCGACGCCGTCGCCATCCGGCGCTATCCGCAGGTGGAGGCGCTCCGGCACGTGCACACGGCCGGCAACTCGAGCGGCATCGTCGACGGCGCCTGCGGCATCCTCATCGGCAGCAAGGAGTACGGCGAACAGGCCGGCCTCAAGCCGCGCGCCCGCATCCGCACCTTCGCATCCATCGGCTCCGAGCCCTGCATCATGCTGAGCGGCCCGGCCCACGTCACGCAGAAGGCGCTCAAGCTGGCCGGCATGTCGGCCAGCGACATCGACCTCTACGAGGTCAACGAGGCCTTCGCGTCGGTGGTCATGCGCTTCATGCGGGCGCTCGACGTGCCGCACGACAAGGTCAACGTCAACGGTGGCTCCATCGCCATGGGGCATCCGCTCGGCGCCACCGGCGCGATCATTGTCGGCACCGCGCTCGACGAGCTCGAGCGCACCGACAAGTCCACCGCGCTCTGCACGCTGTGCGTGGGTGCCGGCATGGGCACCGCCGCGATCATCGAACGCGTCTGA
- a CDS encoding 3-hydroxyacyl-CoA dehydrogenase, protein MQTEGSVFLVTGGASGLGEATVRALASAGARVVIADLNDERGQALAGEIGDAARYVHVDVTDEQQVQTAVDMAVNELGGLHGAINCAGIGAAEKALGKEGPLPMANFTRIVNINLMGSFNVIRLAAAVMAQNTPNEEGERGVVVNTASVAAFDGQIGQPAYSASKAGVVGMTLPLAREFARHGIRVMTVAPGIFETPILGGLSPEALDSLNRSVPFPSRLGRPGEFAQLAVHIVGNPMLNGETIRLDGAIRMAPR, encoded by the coding sequence ATGCAGACCGAGGGCAGTGTGTTTCTGGTGACCGGCGGTGCGTCGGGGCTCGGGGAGGCCACCGTGCGTGCGCTGGCTTCGGCCGGTGCGCGCGTGGTCATCGCCGACCTCAACGACGAGCGCGGACAGGCGCTCGCCGGCGAGATCGGTGATGCCGCGCGCTACGTGCACGTGGATGTGACCGACGAGCAGCAGGTCCAGACCGCTGTCGATATGGCGGTGAACGAACTGGGCGGGCTGCACGGCGCCATCAACTGCGCCGGCATCGGCGCGGCAGAGAAGGCGCTGGGCAAGGAGGGGCCACTGCCGATGGCCAACTTCACGCGCATCGTCAACATCAACCTGATGGGGTCGTTCAACGTCATCCGGCTGGCCGCCGCGGTGATGGCACAGAACACGCCCAACGAGGAGGGCGAGCGCGGCGTGGTGGTCAACACCGCATCCGTCGCCGCCTTCGACGGCCAGATCGGCCAGCCCGCCTATTCCGCCTCCAAGGCTGGTGTGGTCGGCATGACGCTGCCGCTGGCCCGCGAGTTCGCGCGTCACGGCATCCGCGTCATGACCGTGGCGCCGGGCATCTTCGAGACGCCCATCCTGGGCGGCCTGTCTCCCGAAGCGCTGGATTCGCTCAACCGCTCGGTGCCGTTCCCGTCGCGCCTCGGCCGTCCCGGCGAGTTCGCGCAGCTCGCGGTCCACATCGTCGGCAATCCCATGCTGAACGGCGAAACCATCCGCCTCGACGGCGCCATTCGCATGGCGCCGCGCTGA